The Lolium rigidum isolate FL_2022 chromosome 2, APGP_CSIRO_Lrig_0.1, whole genome shotgun sequence genomic interval CGCCCCCACCCTCATTTCCCCCGAAAACTGCTCTCACCGCAACCGGCTCCTACACGCCTGGACGAGCCGGCGAATTCCTCTCCGCCACGCCTGGACGCGCCGGCGAACTCCTCCGCCTGGACGCTCCATGGAGATGAAGCACCGCCAGGGAGCTCGACCAGCGACGGGTCCGCCGCCTCCACGCCTGGACGCGCCGGCGGTGACCTCCTCCGCCTGGACGAGCCACGGGAACGAAGCGACCTCCTCCACCTGGACGCGCACGCGGACGAGCGCCACCTGGACGCGCACGGGGACGAAACGCCATGGTCGTCGGCGCCCCGAACCTCGCATCGTCGGAGCTGCCTCGCGTCGTCGCAGCTCCTCTGCCTGGACGCGCACGGGGATGAGCGCCGCCTAGACGCGCACGGGGAGCTCCTCCGCCTGGACGCGCACGGGGACGAGCGCCGCCTGGACGCGCATGGGGACGAAGCAGCGCCGCGAGCTCGTCCGCGCCCCGGACCTCCCGTCGTTGGAGctgcctcgccggagctccctcaccggagctctAGGGACCCGATTGCATTttcagggacccgattgcttttgttTCTTCTTTACAGGGACCAGATcgcatttttattttctatgcaaggATCTGATCGCGTTTCATTTTGTATGGAGGGGTCTTTGTGTAAATTTTATATTTTCTCAGCTATTCTCACCCCACACGACCCTCCAAACAAGAGATGCACTCGGCATGTCTCTACTGGCCCGAGCcaccaaacacacacaaaaatctGAGCCCAACTAAGCTAGAGTCAGCTTGTATGAGGAGAGATTACAATTCTCATGTgatccgggctaccaaacacaccctaagcctGAAAGATTAACAAATGTTAGCCTTCCattgttttctttttggtttctcTTCTTTTAGTACTTTTTTAGCCTTGCTACACAATATACTCCCTTTTTTTAATTCTTCTATTACACAAATTCACATTAGACGGATGATTAGCAAAGTCGAACTCGTAAAAAGGACCCCACAAATTTTCTCCTTTTGCATCCACGTTCGTACAGGAAAATCCTTCGCTCAGATCCTCACTCCTCCAGCCTTCGTTCTCTTCCTTTGTCCTTTCCCTCTCCCCTAGGCCACCGTCGTGAATTCCTCCCCTGAACACACCCGGCCTCCTTCCACCGTAGCGCGCCACTTCCAAGTAATTCTTGTCTCAAAGCCGCCGTCCTCCACCTCTCCTCTACTGGACAGGCGCTGAGGCGGAAATCCACCCGGAAATGGATTGATTTCTTCTATAGGTGACGAACCCTAACTTTCTTTCTGGAATGGACACTCGGATCCACTATTTCGGTGCGGATTTGTTTGCTGCCTACTGAATTACTAGCAGTAGTTCATCTTCCATGAGAAACTGGGGTTTCAACTGAACCGCCATGCCGTGTGTTAGGTTCTGATTCTGTGTGTTTGTTGGGCAATGCACCATCGACCTGTTAAACTTAAATGTCATTTATATTAGGAAATTTCTTCATTTACCACTAAATTCGTATTTTTAGAAACCACAGTAGGTTTTAGACAAACTACATGAATTTGATCAACTCTAACTGAAGGAATCCTCCACCTCTCCTGTACTGGACATGCGTGGAGCGGAATTCTACCCAGAAATGGGTTTGTTTATTTTGTAGGTGATGAACCCTGACTTTCTGGAATGGACACTCCAATCCACCCTCTCGGTGCGGTTTTGTTTGTTGTGTAGTGGATTACTTGTAGTAGTTCATCTTCCAAGGGAAACTGTGGGTTTCAACTGAACCACCATGCGCTGTTTTAGGCCCTGATTGCGTGTGTTCCTTGGGCGCCATTGGCCTGTTAACATAAAATTCATTTGTAAATGGAAGTTTCTTCATTTATCGCTAACTTGTATTTTTGGAAATCAGTAGGTTGTAGACAAACTACTTAAATTTGATCAGCTCTACTAAGGAAAAAAGAATGATTTTGTATCGACTCCTCCATGGTCTGGAATTTGCCTGCCGTGCATTAATGCCTAGGTTTCAACAGATATTGAATTAACCTCCCAGATTTATTTGACCTTTATGCACGCATTTGTGTAGTTCACATATTTAGCCCTGCTTGAAGTCATTAAGATGCCTTTGAGATTATAAAGCTACAAAGTGACAGATCCAGCAACAATAGTAATCCTGAATGCATTGCTGGCGCTAATTTGTACTGATGACATGTATTACCTTATCTAGAATTGGTTGATGCTTGAATTTTGTATCTTCTCCAGTCCTCGCTTATGAATCTTGACATCAGAATTAGTGCATCCATTCTTGAACTCCCTTTCATATCCACCAATGTCTGGAACTCTTCTATACTAATATTAACAAATCTGCCAACGCAAATTTTGTGACCTTAAAGATTATTTTGGGATACTGACTTTAAGATTGTTTTGGAATGCTGAGTTTACTTATACCCATGTAGTTATCTCTCTGATCCCTTGATTCTAATTTCTACTGAAGGTGCACTCTCTGATACTTAGAAAATTGGATTAGACCCTGCATGACAAGAAAGTATGGGTGTGGCACCAGGAAGCAAGGCAGAGAGAAAAGCAGCATTAGATGCTGGAGCATGGATGTTCAATGTTGTGACATCTGTTGGAATAATCATGGTCAACAAGGCCTTAATGGCCACACACGGCTTTAGTTTTGGTGAGAACATGCTCAAATCTTCAACTTCCTTCACGCGTCTTATCACTCGGTATAACGTAACTATGATTATGCAGCTAGCTTATCAGATTTCTTCTACTAATGTTGTGTGTGCTATGGTTTGCTTGCGCAGCTACAACATTAACTGGGCTGCATTTTGCAACCACGACCTTGATGACATCAGTAATGAAATGGTTGGGATATATTCAGCCATCCTACCTACCATTGCCAGAACTAGTAAAATTTGTCTTCTTTGCAAATCTATCAATTGTTGGGATGAATGTTAGCTTGATGTGGAACTCTGTTGGATTTTATCAGGTGAAGGGAGTAACCAAGTTCTTTGATCAATGTTAGAATGTTAATATGTAATGTATATACTAAATTGCACATTCTGCTTTTTCAGATTGCCAAATTGTGTATTATTCCAGTTTTGTGCTTTCTAGAAATCCTTTTTGACAAAGTCCGTTACTCGAGAGATACGAAGCTCAGTATAATGCTCGTCCTAGGAGGTGTTGCTGTATGTACGGTAACTGATGTTAGTGTGAACTCTCAAGGGCTAATAGCTGCAATAGTAGCAGTATGGAGCACTGCACTACAACAGCATGTGAGTATCATGAATACTTGAATGTGTGCCTTTGTTGTGTAGATTTCCATGGAGTGCACGTCCTAATGTGATGTGTGCTTTAATTACCCTCCATTTTTCGTCGCAGTATGTTCATCACCTTCAGCGGAAGTACTCGCTTGGCTCATTCAACCTCTTGGGTCATACTGCTCCTGCTCAGGCAGCGTCATTGTTAATATTTGGTCCTTTTGTGGACTTTTGGCTGACCAACAAAAGAGTTGATACTTTTAATTATACCATGGTAGTTACGGTACGTGGTGCTTTATTCTGAATCAGTTCTCTTATGTCTTTAGAATTTTGTTGCATTCAGAAACTTATTTTTATCATTCCTAGTTATTTTAGCTTTTAATACATTTGTTCTATTGTTTGTTCCATTTGAGCTGGACATTGATGATCATCAGGGGATCAGTATAACCTGTTACTATGAGCATTTATCTGCTGGGTTTATTCCAAGAACTTTGATTTATGTGGAATGTGATACAGATAATAGACCTTAGAAGTGTCTTATGGGGTATTGATTTATGTTTTTCTGGTCTTGTATCATCTCAACTACAATCTAGTGCCTAGTACCGAAAATGTCTCTTTCAATACGCATACCCTCTGTGCATATTAATTTTTCATAATTGCTGTGAAGTCAAGAGATCATAAGGAAAAAAGCTTAAGCATATATCAACACAGATAGACCAACTTAAATCTGTAAGCTACCATGAAATGCCCTTTGAAACTTCTAGATGTCTCACTACAGTATGGCAGGTACTTCAAATACAGAAGCATGTAGGTCCAATATGTGATTGAGAATTAGCAATGAAGTTCTACTGTAGAATGCAGCATACTGTTTCATGTAGATGCTTCTTACACATATGAGGTTCTCTGGTTACTTGATATTCTATGGTATACAAATGCTATACATCGTTTGGGTTTGTAACAGTTGATATTTGTTTGACCTAAAGTATTTTTACCTGGATAAACTGGAGCTAATAAAAAATTTCCACTTGTTTTTTCAGTTCTTCATTGTATTGTCGTGCATAATTGCTGTCGGTACCAATCTAAGCCAGTTCATATGCATCGGAAGATTCACAGCTGTGTCGTTTCAAGTTCTAGGTCACATGAAGACTATTCTTGTGTTGACCCTGGGCTTTTTCTTATTCGGAAAAGAGGGACTTAATTTCCATGTCGCGGTTGGCATGACCCTGGCTGTGATTGGCATGATTTGGTATGGGAATGCGTCATCCAAACCAGGAGGTAAAGAGCGGCAGGTTTACATACCAATCAGTGAGAAAATACAGAAGCACAGCATACTGTTGTCTCAGTCTGAGCTTGGCCAGAAAGTCTAAGGACTGAGACTCAGTGAGAAAATACAGAAGCACAGCATACTGTTGTCTCAGTCTGAGCTTGGCCAGAAAGTCTAAGGACTGAGACTAGGAATGCGAAGTTGTTGAAATGTTATTAGGGTTAGTACTTATAGGAGAGTTACAACAATCAGATTTATTCTTTTCATACATATTTTTTAGATGTTTTCTTAAAATTGTAGCCATAGCAGGACGAGAGTATCTAGGCAAAATGAAATTGACTTTACTGTTCCAGCACATTGCAGCCGCCAAGTGGGAAGATGATTTTGCAATATTTCATCATGTAATTGCTGGTATTTGCTCTTCATAGTTGTATTAACACTGCTATCGAAGGATGTTATATGGTGAGGTGCCCTAAGCTTCGTAAGTGGATCggctaaaagaaaagaaaaaaaaaagcatcgCATGCGTATTGTTGTGGATTATGAGATCTCGTTTGGTTGAGCTGAATTTGTCAACAAAGTATATTGTTACATTCCTGAATATGAGATGCCACGTGAGGAAACCCATCAGATAACTCAATTTATTCAATCTCCTGATTTATGGGCCAGATTAATGGACTATTATGTACTACCTCGGTTCGGTTTTAATCGACGCGGCCATCTACTAGCAGCATGCACGTATACTCAACAGGCCCGCGTCGATTAAATGCGTACGGAGAGATACCTCATATCTGTTCCACTTCAAAATAACATCAACATATCCCGTGTCCTACAAAACTTGCATCAGATGAGGAAGACACTAGTCTGTTTCTGAGCATCTACATCTTCACCTGTACTTTACTCTAGTAAGTGCAGGCAGGTCATTTACCAAGGTATTCAAACAAACGCATTAGTCATCAACATAACGTGCTAATGATGAAAAGTGAAACTTTCCCCCTCCGTCCCATGAAGGTTGTCTGAGGTtttttaaaatttagatgtatcaagACACTAAATAGCATTAGGTACATCCAATTTTTTTTAACAAAACTTAACAACcttcgtgggacggagggagtagttcaaaTGTCTCCAACACTGAAACAAAACACGATAAGACACAGAATAGCCTTTCGGAGAGACAGCGTTAATTGTCAAATTAAACATCCTCTCAAACTGCTTGCCATTTTCAAACAAGCCAACAAAATTCAAGTCAGTTGTTCCCTGAAACTTTAGAAAATATGCAGTTATTGCACTGCCAACATCACTGCACAGTGCTCAGAAGCTACTGCGATTACCCATGTTGGCATATCCTTGCCTTCCTGTTTTCTGTCCCAAAATGCATTTCCCAACCATTTTACAGCCTTGACTAAGTTCTGACTCACGCACACACACAGTTCCTTAGCCCCTCTTACATTTTCAACGCACTGCACTAGTCGATTACCTGAACAGGTTCAGATCGGAATGGATGAACGCCGTGTGGGATATGAATGGAACATTAGGATACACTCCTGCAAGCGCACACCTCATACACTCGAGGACCGTGAAGATCTGAATGAAGGCCAGTGTCATCCAGAAATATGCCATTGGTTTACCCTGAAAAACAATGCTCGGATTCCAGTTGCACATGGTCGCCAAAGCTTGAGAGCCAGTGTCGAGAAGAATAGCCAATATGATGTGATACCGCAGAAAGTGTGGAGACCACTTCCGTCGCACCACAAAGAAGTAGACAGTCATGAAGATCATCAGAAAGAGCCACCCAGGGACTAGTGCCattgtgtcaatgaaggcataaaACAGACTAAACTGTTGCAAGTATGGATGAAGCTGGTACACAGCATCTGCGTGCGACCACATGTTGTGCAGTGGCAGAAGATAAGGTACACATGCCAGGGTCCTCCACCACCATTTTGGTTTAGAAGTTAACTCAGGGTAGCTGAATGACGATAAAGATGCTTGACAGCGAAATTGAGTTCCTGAGTGCAAGTTGCGGCTTGATGTTGATGGCTTGATGGGATTGGGGCCCTTTACAGAATCATACTTTAGGAAGGACGAAGATACGGCACGAGCGGAAATATCAACACATGCTGAAAGTAAGAAATGCATTGTAAGGTCACATATTAAAGCTTAAATTGAGTACCAACTATCCAAGAACATTTTGGCATAATACGGATTATAGCTTGATATAATTCATTCGTAAATTAATAAAGTAACAAGTAACATTAGCACATATCAAGTACTGTTCAGGAAAGTGCAAACGTTCTATTGTTTGGAAGTTGCATTCACAATAACTAACATTTGTATACTTGAACTACAACTTAAATTTCAGAATACTCATTAGAACAAAGTTATTATGAAATATTCTTCTTATAGTTTCATGATATAACGACAATCGACGTGACATGATCAGCAACCTATATATTGTCAATGCATGTACTATGTGGAATTTTCTTCACTATACTGTATGATATAACTGTACTAGGCTAGAAACTTTTCTTGCTTTCAAGTCTAATAGTTTTTTACCCAAACCGTAGGAGAAACTCCGATGGAAGGAGTTTATATAAATAATTTAAAAAGGTTATTTACAAGGGATATGTAAAAAAAAAGACTGAGGATAAGGTGTAGTGCCAATGCTACATTGACAAACTGTAAATTGTGCAAACATTGTAGTAAGCATTTGCTGTCACTAACAGATTAGTGCTCCCAAATCTATAACCCTCCTCATCTATAGAGAAACATCAACACAGGGACTATGAAGCACATTGGATATTAGGAAGTAACATAACAATAAAGCTATGGCCTGATATACTCTATCAATAACATCTAATCCGGTGAGCCTATAGGATCACACAATCCTTATTGTTCCAGAAAAACCATAGGAACTTGAAAATTAACTTAGAGCTTCCATCACAAACTTGCTACTTCTAAGAAGCGTTCAAGAGCTTCAGTAAAACCTAAATCAGAAAAAGAAACACTGCAGAATGACATTGTGCAATATCTCGAAACCTATGTTTACTCATGAAAGCCTAGAAATCTTGACCCACCAAGCGAGAGGTATAATTAATCAGTTAAGCACAATATGTCTACATCCAATCATATCCAGAGTTCCAGACAGTTATGCAATTGACAAATATAAGAGCACATTATGTTGTAGAAAAGAAAAACTCCCTTACAGAGTGCTCAGGAACTCAGAGTACAGTCACAATCTTACGCTTGAGTAAAATATACGTAAGAAAGAAATCAGTACCTCTCAAAGGGCGGATTTTCTTGTCATAAGGAAGTGCGGGCGGATGCAGTTTCAGAAAGCCTGGTTTAGAGCAAACTGATGACCTCGAAGGATAACCGTTGCGTCTCGCGGCAGGGAAACCGAATAGCTGAGAATTTGCAGCCCCAGTAGCTACTCCTTGACAGGACAGCATCGTGTGCAAAGCAGAACCTTGGACACAGTCTGCATGAATAAAAAAAAATCGTTTAGCCTAGCCTAGAGCAGTTGCAAATAATAGTAGGCAAAATCACATCTCATTGGGGTTACGAGGTAGTAGGAGAGAAACAGCGGAGGATAGCCGTAAAGCTTTAACCAGAGTATGCCCAACTAATTCAGCAAACCCTTATAACATGGAAAAAAACCAGTGGTGGACGCACGGCTAAATCTTATAGTACTGGTGGCAGTCAGGGGCCGGCGTGTTGCCGGAGGTCAGTAGGGTTTAACTAATTACTGGTGGAAAAAAGGTGTTCATACCTCAGAACCGGTGGAGGAAATCGCGGATGGGGTCGAGACGGCAGG includes:
- the LOC124692663 gene encoding UDP-rhamnose/UDP-galactose transporter 6-like isoform X2 is translated as MGVAPGSKAERKAALDAGAWMFNVVTSVGIIMVNKALMATHGFSFATTLTGLHFATTTLMTSVMKWLGYIQPSYLPLPELVKFVFFANLSIVGMNVSLMWNSVGFYQIAKLCIIPVLCFLEILFDKVRYSRDTKLSIMLVLGGVAVCTVTDVSVNSQGLIAAIVAVWSTALQQHYVHHLQRKYSLGSFNLLGHTAPAQAASLLIFGPFVDFWLTNKRVDTFNYTMVVTFFIVLSCIIAVGTNLSQFICIGRFTAVSFQVLGHMKTILVLTLGFFLFGKEGLNFHVAVGMTLAVIGMIWYGNASSKPGGKERQVYIPISEKIQKHSILLSQSELGQKV
- the LOC124692663 gene encoding UDP-rhamnose/UDP-galactose transporter 6-like isoform X1, with the protein product MGVAPGSKAERKAALDAGAWMFNVVTSVGIIMVNKALMATHGFSFATTLTGLHFATTTLMTSVMKWLGYIQPSYLPLPELVKFVFFANLSIVGMNVSLMWNSVGFYQIAKLCIIPVLCFLEILFDKVRYSRDTKLSIMLVLGGVAVCTVTDVSVNSQGLIAAIVAVWSTALQQHYVHHLQRKYSLGSFNLLGHTAPAQAASLLIFGPFVDFWLTNKRVDTFNYTMVVTFFIVLSCIIAVGTNLSQFICIGRFTAVSFQVLGHMKTILVLTLGFFLFGKEGLNFHVAVGMTLAVIGMIWYGNASSKPGGKERQVYIPISEKIQKHSILLSQSELGQKV
- the LOC124692664 gene encoding protein TIC 20-I, chloroplastic-like, with product MLSCQGVATGAANSQLFGFPAARRNGYPSRSSVCSKPGFLKLHPPALPYDKKIRPLRACVDISARAVSSSFLKYDSVKGPNPIKPSTSSRNLHSGTQFRCQASLSSFSYPELTSKPKWWWRTLACVPYLLPLHNMWSHADAVYQLHPYLQQFSLFYAFIDTMALVPGWLFLMIFMTVYFFVVRRKWSPHFLRYHIILAILLDTGSQALATMCNWNPSIVFQGKPMAYFWMTLAFIQIFTVLECMRCALAGVYPNVPFISHTAFIHSDLNLFR